In Citrus sinensis cultivar Valencia sweet orange chromosome 3, DVS_A1.0, whole genome shotgun sequence, the sequence tatcatatttttttcatcttcttattTGACACATAAGTAAGCaaataagtatttaaaaagtaaaatttatattcttttgaaaatgCTCTTATAATTCATGGTTACTATGatctttaacttttattttcatttcataccTACAGTTTTTCTTAATACCAAAAGCGCCCTAACTGTATTACCgaatttggttaaaaaaaatcactaattcgcttgattaaattatatgtatgtataataGCAGAACTATCATCCCTCAAGCTAATATTATCAACAAATGCTATCATTCTCACGCAAACTCTTCCTTTAGATATAATTATCCCAAATCCCGAAAACGTTAATGAAATTCACGCCGTAACACATACCGCAAAGACGATGCCGAAAGCCCAGAGATATTGGAGAAAGAACCCGAAAGCGCCCCACTGTGGGCCCTCCCAGAAGTCGGGCTCCAACCCCGGAAGCTCCGGCATCGGGGAGCCGTCGACACCAACAATGACGCCAGCATTCtcaaacttattattattaatattagtgCTGTCTTGTCCAATCTCAGCCGTCCGTTGCTGCTGatcttttttatcttcttcgGTTGTGGTGATGGCGCCGGTGTTGCCCCTCCGGTTCTTGCTGTCAAAGCGTCCGGTTCGGGAGGAGAGCTTCTTGGCAGCCGAGACGACGTGGAGAGTTCTGAATGGAGCTCGAGTGATTCTGCTGCTGCATGTTGAGGTAGGGAAGGTGATGCCGTGGCGACGGTGTTGTGGGTCCGTAGTGGGATTGGTGTAGAGGATTCTGCTGCCGCTGCCGCTGCCAGCAGTGTTCGCTATGGTGAGGGACATGAGTGGATGAGAGCTGCGTGTGCGACTGACCAGTTGTGGATGAGATGGAGGAAAAAgattttatgtttgttaattgatCCGATACGGTTTAGCCGGACCCGCCGGTTGGGCTTGGCCCAATACCCCTGCCGTTACTTCATGTATTTTTCTGACAAATTTAAGACTCGAGATCCAAGTGGTGATATTTGAACTCTATATATCTaaaatctctaatttttaattaacccatcatgaatttttaatctctaatttatcttttttattaattatataattcttaTACTTCATAAAATCATACTCATATATGATTGATTAACCAACCGTGAAGTTCACTGCAATTTTATACtattacatttttctcaattaattatttcttgtaattatcaaacaattataataataaaaaaagaaactaatcACTCATGGTACCACCAATATCATAACTAGATGTTAACCTCTTACGGGTTCAACTATTTCCTATTTATGTTCTTTAAATTTGGGTTTTAAGTAATCTCAATCTCATAGTCTTTAATGACAACAAACTGAATAACATGCTCATGAAGCCTGTTGTAATTGTCATAAGTCACAATGGCCAATGCCAAGGCTTGGCTTGTGGCGTTTTGCTAAGTCGATGGCAGCAGCATGGGCATACTTGTGGGTGAGCACAAAAGCAACGGAAGACTAGCATGTAGGTTGGGTTGCAACAGCAAGCGCATGCTATTGGTCAAGCACGAGAGAGAGTGAGAAAGCACGCAAAGGGCATGCACATCTCACAAGTGCGCGGGTGCGCAAGTACGAGACGCATGTG encodes:
- the LOC112498992 gene encoding uncharacterized protein LOC112498992, with amino-acid sequence MSLTIANTAGSGSGSRILYTNPTTDPQHRRHGITFPTSTCSSRITRAPFRTLHVVSAAKKLSSRTGRFDSKNRRGNTGAITTTEEDKKDQQQRTAEIGQDSTNINNNKFENAGVIVGVDGSPMPELPGLEPDFWEGPQWGAFGFFLQYLWAFGIVFALVACGIAVATYNEGATDFKETPAYKESVQSRDLLEGPDASNSDVFESNPTEVAPSLD